In Coriobacteriia bacterium, the sequence CCGCAGTGGGCAGGCGGCGGCGTGGTCTTCGGACCGCATCCCCGCAGCTACGGCTTCAAGGTTCAGAACAAGGTCGTCAAACTCGCGATGCGCTCGGCTCTCTCGGCCAAGCTCGCGGACGAGGCGCTGTACGTTGTCGACGGATTCTCGTTCGAGACTCCCTCGGCCAAGCAGGCTGCCGAGATCCTCAAGACGCTCGGCATCACCGGTCGCGTGACCATCGTCGTTCCCGACGACGACATCAACGCGATGCTCTCGTTCCGCAATCTCGCCAAGGTGCGCGTGATCGCGGCTTCCGAGGCCAACACGTACGACCTGGTTGACAACACCGCCGTGCTGTTCGCCAAGCCGGCTCTTACGTGGCTTGAGGGGGTGCTGTCCTAATGTACGATCCTCGCGACATCATCCTGCGCCCGGTCATCTCGGAGAAGTCCTACGACATGATCGAGCACAACCGCTACACCTTCGAGGTGGCCAAGACCGCCACGAAGCCCCAGATCGCTGACGCAGTCTCCGAGATCTTCGGTGTGACCGTGACCAGCGTTAACACCATGAACGTGAAAGGCAAGCCGCGCCGTGTGCGGGTTGCCAAGGGTAAGACGCGCGACTGGAAGAAGGCCATTGTCGCTCTCAAAGAGGGCGATTCGATCGAGTTCTTCCAGGCCCACTAGTAAGGGTCTCGCACAACGAGGCTGACGGGTGTCGGCACGCGGCTCGCTATGGAGCCGCCCGGCACCGTGGTAGTCCGGAGTCGTAGTCGCTCGGCGGGTATGGAGCCCACCAGTCCCAGGCGACAAGCGGCAATCGGACGGAAGGAGATGAGATGGGACTCAAGCAGTACAAGCCGACCTCCCCTGGTCGCCGTTTCCAGACGGTGTCCGACTTCGCGGAGATCACCAGCACAACTCCGGAGAAGTCACTCCTGGAGCCGCTGCCCCAGAAGGGTGGCCGCAACAACAACGGGCGCATCACTACGCGTCACCAGGGCGGCGGCCACAAGCGTCGCTACCGCGTTATCGACTTCAAGCGCACCAAGGACGGCGTGCCGGCCAA encodes:
- the rplD gene encoding 50S ribosomal protein L4, producing the protein MPKIDIKDTAGKKVGSTDLADGVFGIEPNTFAVHQVVRSQQAARRAGTHNTLTRGKVSGGGKKPWRQKGTGRARQGSTRSPQWAGGGVVFGPHPRSYGFKVQNKVVKLAMRSALSAKLADEALYVVDGFSFETPSAKQAAEILKTLGITGRVTIVVPDDDINAMLSFRNLAKVRVIAASEANTYDLVDNTAVLFAKPALTWLEGVLS
- the rplW gene encoding 50S ribosomal protein L23 yields the protein MYDPRDIILRPVISEKSYDMIEHNRYTFEVAKTATKPQIADAVSEIFGVTVTSVNTMNVKGKPRRVRVAKGKTRDWKKAIVALKEGDSIEFFQAH